The stretch of DNA ACGAGGGCAGCCACTATCCCAACGTCGGCCTCAACGCCGTCGTGGGACGACCCCAGGACGAGTGGAGCATGGAGCCGGCCCGCTTCGATGAGATGCGCCGAGGGTGCTGGGACATCCACGAGCGGATACGGGACATGGACATCGGTGGCATCCAGGCCTCGCTCAACTTCCCCTCGCTGCTCGCCGGGTTCGCCGGCACCGTGTTCTCCCGCAGCAAGGACCAGGAGCTCGGAATGGCGTGCGTCCGGGCCTGGAACGACTGGCACCACGAGGTGTGGGCGGGGACCTTTCCAGAGCGCATCATCCCCCTGCAGATCCCGTGGCTGTGCGATCCCGCGGTGGCCGCCGAGGAGATCCGCGCCAACGCGGAGCGCGGCTTCAAGGCCGTGAGCTTTACCGAGAACCCAGCGAACGTGGGCCTTCCCTCCGTGCACACCGATCACTGGGACCCGTTCCTCCGGGCGTGCGAGGAGACCGGGACCGTCGTGTGTCTGCACACGGGATCGTCGGCGTGGACCGCGGCGACCTCGCCGGGCGCACCGCTCGAGCTGCTCACGACGCTGTTTCCGGCCAACGCCCTGGCCAGCGCGGCCGACTGGGTCTGGGCCCGGATCCCGCTGCGCTTCCCGAGGATCAAGATCGCCATGGCCGAGGGCGGCATCGGCTGGGTACCGATGCTGCTGGACCGCCTCGACTACGTGGTGCACCACTCGGCTCAGCAGGGCGGCGTGTGGGACGGGAAGCTGCTGCCATCCGAGGCGCTCCGGCGCAACTTCTGGTTCTGCACCATCGACGACCCGTCGACCATGGAGCTGCGCGACCGCATCGGGATCGATCACATCATGCTCGAGAGCGACTACCCGCACGCCGACTCGACCTGGCCCGACACCCAGCTCGTGGCCGAGCAGCGCCTCCGCGACCTGTCCGAGGTCGAGGTCCGCAAGCTCACCTTCGAGAACGCGTCGCGACTGTTCCGCCATCCGGTGGCGGCTGCGGGCGCCTAGGACCCGTCGTCGCTGGCGGGATAGCCGATCCAGCCGATGTTGTAGCAAGTGTTGAGCGGCGCCCTCGTGACATATCCGTTGGCCGAGTCCTGCCACTGGACGACAGTGAAGCACTGCTGGTGGGGCGCGTTGAAGTTGTAGGGGTGATAGTCCAGCGGCGCCCACAGCCCGTGGTTCGTGTAGTTGTTCAGGCCGTTCATCCACCCCTCGAAGCCGGCCCGGGTGGGAGCACCGCCCATGGCGGCGAGGGCGTCGCCGAACATCTGCCCGGTGGCGTAACCGTCGAGGCTCCACTCGTGCAAGGGGCAGCCCTTGCAGTAGGTGTCGAGGTCGTGGCGGAACTGTGCCACCGACGGGTTGGCCATGTTGTTGTACGAGTCCTCGGTGCCGGCGACGAACACGGAGTTGCGACACGGGGCGCTCCAGCTCCCGACCTCCTGACCCCACACCTCGATGGTCGACACCTTGGCCTTGGGGTGGAACTGGTTGCGGTCGAAGGCCTGGCACAGCTTGGAGTTGGCGTTGGTATCCAGGGCGTCCCAGACGCCGTCGACGCCCTTGGCCTTCATGTTCACGGCGTCGGTGTCGAACGTGGGAGCAGCGGGGTTGGCGCCGGCGTTCGAGCCCCCGCAGTCGTAGGTGTTGTTGATGCCCGACGCCTGGGCCTGCTTCTCCTCGGCGATGCCCTGCTGCTGGGACACGGCGATGCTGTAGAAGCAGAAGGCGCCGTTGCTGATCCCCATGTTCTGGTGGAACCACTGGAACTGCCACGGCTGCTGCTCGAGCGTCCCGTTGTTGCCCACCTGTTTGCCGTTGCGGGCATAGCCGCCGCCCCCCAGGTAGGAGAACATGTTCGGGTACTTGTAGTAGCCGTTGTTGAGCGGGAAGCCGAGGTCGGGGACGTTGTGGCTGTTCTCGTAGCTGGCTGACCGCGCGCTGGCATCACTGTTGTTGCCGATGAGAGCGAACACATGGTCCTGCTCGACCAGCTTGGTGGTGCAGGCGAGGTTCTGCGAGCCGTCTTCGGCGTCGTCGCAGGTGTCCAGGTTGATCTTGCGCCCGTTGATACCGCCCTTTGCGTTGGTGGCCTGGACCCAGGCCTTGAGCCCGTTGAGGCTGACGCCGAAGGCCTCCGGGCCGAACGAGCCGCCCGTCGCGGTGACGTTGCCGATCGTGATGCTGTTGGGCGTCACTCCGACGTCGCTGGCCGTGTTGCCGGGCGCGCCCGCACCGCCACCCCCGCCAGCGCCGCCGCCGGCCGCCGCACCCGCTCCGCCCGTCCCCCCGCCGGTCGACGCACCGGGGCCACCCTGGGTCCCGGCGGTGCCGGCGGAGCCGTTGGCGGCCGTGGTCCCCTGATCGCCCGCCGAGAGGTCTCCCGAGGTGCCCGAGCCCCGTTGTGCCTGGAGGAAGGCGGCGTTGGGCAACCGGGTGCCACATGCAGAGAGCATCAGCGCCACGACGGTCGCTCCGATCGCCCCAAGTCTCGAACGACGCATCCCCCAACTCCCGTCAAACGGTAGAAACCGACAAAGTGTACTAACCTGACATGAGCGTCGGGAAACTCCAGAGTGTCATAAAGCGGACGAGTCGGACATGCCAGGGCAAAGGATTCGGCAGCGGGGTCGTCGAATCCTGGCCAGTGGGGGCTCCTTGCCGGGGAGAGTAAACCGTGAGCCAGACGAGAGCGCTGAGGTGGGTGCGTCGCTCCTGCCTCGGGGGGGCGGCTCTGTTCGGCATGGTCGCCCTCGTCGGCCCCACGGTCGCCGGCGCTGACAGCGTGTCGGGCTCTGCTCGCCCGGATGTGTTCTCCGGTGTGGCCGCAGCCACCGCCATCCACCAGGAGGCCAACGGCCAGTTCGGGATCGGCCCGACGTCGCAGCCGTTCTACGGCAGCTTCCCTGACGGCCTGAGCCAGTTCTCCGCCAGCGGGACCCTCGTCCGCGGCTCCACCTACTGGCCGGGCGCCACGGTCAACGGGCTCGGCGGCCTGCTCTGCGTGGCCGGCTTCACTCCGGGGTGTGGACTCCCGCCTTTTCCCTTGAGCGCCCAGACCAGCGGCTCACCTCCCGACGCCCACACGGCCGCCTCCCAGAACCTCGGAGGCGGCGGCGCGCCGGTCAGTCTCACGGCGCTCAGCGCTGCCGCCCACGCCGACCCGAACATGGTTTCGACCGACGCCGTCGACGGCGGGTACACGCTCGGTACCGGAGGCGGGGGGGCGTCCTCGGCCCAAGCGGGCCAGGCCCTGGCCGCCGCGAGCCTCGCCTTCCGCCGCCAGGTGGCGGGCATCACCGGCAGTCCTCAGGCGGCCGCCTCGGTCAAGCCCGGTGCGACCGACGGCGCTGTCGCGCAGGTCGCATCGTCGGAGTCCCACACCAAGCAGTCCTTCGCCGCGAGCGATCCTTCCACCTTGGTCGTGCACGCCGAGAGCCGTCTCTCGGACGTTGATCTGCTCGGGGGCATGATCCACGTCGACTCGATCCTCACCACGTCCGACTACCAGGCCAACGACCACGGCACCGACAAGCACGTCGACCACGTCACCCTGCACGGTGTGACCGCCGGAGGTCAGCCCGCCACGATCGATCAGAACGGGATCACGGTCGGGAGCACCACGCAGGGCGGCCCCATCCTCGACGCCATCAACAGCGCCCTCCAGACGGCCCTCCAGGCGTCCGGGTCCCAGGTCCACCTCCTCGGCAACACCACCAATCCGCCCCAGCCCATCGGCGGGACCGGATGCGGCAAGGGTGAGGCGGACGGCCTGTCGCTCCACCTCCAGGCCGACGCGTCGCAGGTGCCCATGGGTGACGTGTATTTCACCGACCTCACCCTGGGCAGTGCGTGCACGGCGGCGACGACCAGCAGCCAGCTCGCCTCCGACCTCGGCGGTGTCGGCGCGACCGACCTGAGCGGCGGCTCGTCAGCGGGGACGACCGGATCGGCCGACCAGGGCGCAGCTCTCGCCAGCAGCTCCGGCGTGCCTGGGACCCCCGGCACCCCCGCATCGGCCGGCTCGCTCGCCGCCTCCTCGCCCGGCCGCGGCGGAGCGCACGCCACGCGCCGGGGCGGCTCCGGCTTTCTCGGCGAGATCATCGACCAGGCGCTCGTGGCCCATCGCCTCGACACCGTCTATCTGGCGTTCACGCTGGCGTTCGCCGGCCTCTTCCTCGGTTCGCGCCTGCTGCTACCCGCCCGGCTGCCTCGCGGCCGCTGATGTCCGAGCTCTGGAGTACCAATGGCCAGTGAGCACACCGAGATCGTCGACCGGCCCGGACGTACGGCCCTGGAGGCCAACCCGAGCGCCGAGGCCGTCGGCGACGGCAGGCGCCCGGCGGCCCTCCCCGAGGACCTGATCGATCCGGCGCAGTTCTGGAGATGGGTCGTCCGATCGCTCGGCAAGACGAGCCGGCCCGTGGTGGGTTGGGTGCTCACCGGTGTCGGGCTCCTCGCCATCTTCCTGGGTTGGTTCGGCATCTCGGGCCAGGCCCTGGTGGCCAAGCAGCTCCCGTTCCTGATCTCGGGCGGGATCGGCGGCATCGCCCTGGTCGCCATCGGTGCCGTCATCCTGGGGACCGAGGACCTGCGCAACGACTCGGGTCGACTCGACCGACTCGAGAAGCAGATCGCCCAGCTGCACGCCGTCCTGCTCGCGCGCGCCGACGCACCCGACGTCAGCCTGGGCGAGCGAGACTCGCCTCGCCAACCCAACGGCAAGCACGAGCGTGATCTCCACGGCACCGATGGCAACCCCGAGGAGCTGGTCGCTCTGCCCGGAGCGACCACGTTCCACCGCCCCGAGTGCGCCATGGTCGACGGCAAGACCCAGGCGGAGCCGCTCACCGCCGACGTCGCCCTGAGCGAGGGCCTCAAGCCGTGCCGGCTGTGCGATCCGGTTCCTTCCGCTACGTGATGGAGCCCAGGTGATCCTGGCGGCGGTGAGCCAGGGGTCGAGCGGGGTCACCTTCTGGCTCCAGGTCGTCATCGCAGGCATCGCCACCGGTTGCATCTACTCGCTCGCCGGCATGGGCGTGGTCCTCACCTACAAGGCCACCGGGGTGTTCAACTTCGCCCACGGGGCGGTGGCCATGATCGTGGCCTACTGCCTGTGGCAGCTGGCCAGCGGATGGCACGTGCCCCTGATTCCGGCGGCCCTCATCGCCCTCCTGGTGGTGGGACCGGGCATCGGCCTGATCCTCGAGCGCGTCGTGTTCCGCCCCCTCGAGCGGCGCGGGGCGGGCCAGACCGAGAAGCTGGTCGCCACGCTGGGCATCTTCCTGTTCCTGCTCGGTCTGGCCTACGCGGTATGGACGGGCACGGTGCGCCAGGCCCCCGCTCTGGTCAGCTCGCGCTCCATCGACCTGGGCGCCGGGCTGTACATCGGGACCGATCAGCTCACCGTCGTGGTGCTCGTCGGGGTGATCAGCGGGGCCCTGTGGCTACTGTTCCGCTTCACCCGCATCGGCATGGAGATCCGGGCCGTCGTCGACCGGCGGGAGCTGGCGGAGCTCTCGAGCATCCCCGCCAATAGGGTCGCCGGCCTCTCGTGGGCGCTCGGCTGCGGGCTGGCGGGACTGACCGGGGTGCTGCTGGCCCCGCAGTTCGGGCTCGATCCCTTCCACCTCACGCTCCTGGTCATCGAGACCTTCTCCATTGCCGTGGTCGCCCGTCTGGTGAGCCTGCCCATCGCCGCCGGCGCCGGGGTGCTGCTGCTCGGTGTCCTCAACAGCCTGCTCACCGAGCTCCACCTCGTCACCCTGCCCGTGGTCGGAGTGAAACTGCCTTCAGGGGTGAGCACCGGCTTCGATCAGCTGAAGCCCAACTTGTCGGTCGTCATCCTCTTCGTCGCCCTGTTGGTGCTGCGCAAGCTCGACGAGGTGGGGGGCGCCGGCGGCGGGCCCGGGCTGTTGCTCCAGCAGGTCGGGCGCCTCCGGCGCTCGGCCCGGACCGGGGTCAGCACCCCGCGTGTCGTGCTGCTCG from Acidimicrobiales bacterium encodes:
- a CDS encoding amidohydrolase family protein, with protein sequence MATLLPDPEPRPRPYTIISVDDHLIEPPDLFEGRMPVALSEEAPRVVETDDGAEMWRYEGSHYPNVGLNAVVGRPQDEWSMEPARFDEMRRGCWDIHERIRDMDIGGIQASLNFPSLLAGFAGTVFSRSKDQELGMACVRAWNDWHHEVWAGTFPERIIPLQIPWLCDPAVAAEEIRANAERGFKAVSFTENPANVGLPSVHTDHWDPFLRACEETGTVVCLHTGSSAWTAATSPGAPLELLTTLFPANALASAADWVWARIPLRFPRIKIAMAEGGIGWVPMLLDRLDYVVHHSAQQGGVWDGKLLPSEALRRNFWFCTIDDPSTMELRDRIGIDHIMLESDYPHADSTWPDTQLVAEQRLRDLSEVEVRKLTFENASRLFRHPVAAAGA
- a CDS encoding ABC transporter substrate-binding protein; its protein translation is MRRSRLGAIGATVVALMLSACGTRLPNAAFLQAQRGSGTSGDLSAGDQGTTAANGSAGTAGTQGGPGASTGGGTGGAGAAAGGGAGGGGGAGAPGNTASDVGVTPNSITIGNVTATGGSFGPEAFGVSLNGLKAWVQATNAKGGINGRKINLDTCDDAEDGSQNLACTTKLVEQDHVFALIGNNSDASARSASYENSHNVPDLGFPLNNGYYKYPNMFSYLGGGGYARNGKQVGNNGTLEQQPWQFQWFHQNMGISNGAFCFYSIAVSQQQGIAEEKQAQASGINNTYDCGGSNAGANPAAPTFDTDAVNMKAKGVDGVWDALDTNANSKLCQAFDRNQFHPKAKVSTIEVWGQEVGSWSAPCRNSVFVAGTEDSYNNMANPSVAQFRHDLDTYCKGCPLHEWSLDGYATGQMFGDALAAMGGAPTRAGFEGWMNGLNNYTNHGLWAPLDYHPYNFNAPHQQCFTVVQWQDSANGYVTRAPLNTCYNIGWIGYPASDDGS